GGAGAGGATTATAGCGATCGTTCTTTCCCTACATTGGTTGTCAGTCGCAAAGAATTGATTCCGGTTTTTGCTCCGTTTGTGGAAAAGGTCAAGATTTGAGAGACAAACACACGAGACTTCTTGCAAAAATACGATTTATGAATTTTTGAACCGCAGATGCACGCAGATAAACGCAGATAAATTATCTGTGTCCATCTGCGTTCATCTGCGGTTAATTCTTTCTTCCTGTTCCTTACGAATATGGGAATCGCTATAATAGTTAAAGCGCAGCATATTAGGTCGAGAAAGCTTCGGGTTTGAGGTTGATGTTTACACAGTAGTGTTAAGATGTCGATGTCTAATAATCAGCTGAACCAATTAACTATTTAAGAATAAAGTCTGCTATTGCTTTATCTGTGTCGGTTGGAGCATCTTTTGGAGGACTCAGCAAAACAGAACGCTGAATGAGTTTTTCACCCTTAAGGCGACGGTCAACGCGGCTAGGGATACCATAACCATAGATGATATGTCCCTGTCCAGCTAACACAATAACTTGATAATTTGGGTTAGCTTTGATGAATTTGGCAATACCCTCTGCCATTGTTTCATCCCACAAAACTTGCGCTTGGAAAAAGTTTTCAACATCTGCGCTGTTACCATGACGTGCGGCTTGATGTTGTTGAAAAGCTGCTTGCAACTTTTGGCGATATTCCTGGTTATCTATGTGAATTTCTGACAAGGGTGGAATCAATTTTTGTTCAGATGGTGTTAGGCTTTTTAAACCTTCACGGGCGACTTTACGGGTGATTTCTGAAGGTGTATTTAAGGCTATAACGGATAGTTTTTTTTCTTTGGCAAACTTGAGAATTGGCGCGTAATTTTCCCAAGAAAAACCCCAGCGTTTTTCATATTCGCTTTTCTCTATGAGTTCTTCTTCAGTCAATTTACCAGCTAGATATTCATTGACAACGCCTTGATAAGGTCGTTGAAACATTTCCATTGCAATGGCAATTTTAGGATTGCGGTTGTAGAGTTGCTGAATGATTTCTAGCTGGTTTCTGTGGTCTTCTGGATTGTCGTGAGTCTCACCTAGATACACAACATTTGCTTGTTTTAGTTGTGGCAATATCTGCGCCAAATGGTCAACGCACTTGCTAGCAACAAATTTTTCAGAACAGGACGTTTCTACTTGTTGTTGAGCGTAAATTGGTGAGGAGCAAAGTAAAAAAAATCCTAGGGACAAGGCAAACAGTCGGGGGAAAAAAAGGTAATTTTGCCTGGTTTCAGGAGATGGGTTCATCTTCTTTGCACCTAGAGTATTATTTTTTTATATAAGGGGCTAGCTCATCCCACAAGTCTGGGAAATTAGACTGAAAATAATCAGCCTTAGCTAATTCCATATCTCGGTAGTCAAAGCCTGGTGCAACTGCTTCCCCAAGTAAACCGAATTCTCCTTCTTCAAGCACTGTTGCTTTCCAGCAGCCTCCTGGTACTTTTAATTGAAAAAGATGACCTTTGGTAACGTCAAATCCTAGCTTGAGTTTGTTAAGTTCTCCATTGGGGTGAAGGATTAAATAGGTTAAGGGAGAACCAGCATGGAAATAATGAATAATATTTGATTTGTTTTTGTGAAAGTAACCAATAGGTCTATTATCAGTCAGCATATAGTAAATAGAAGTGAGCAGCGATCGCTCAGTTCCCTCTCTATCGGTTGCTATTTTTAAATCCGAACGGTATGTTTCTGAAAAATAGCCTCCTTCAATGTGTTCAACTAAAGATAGTTTTTCAATTAAATCATTTTTATTCATTATCGGTTATACCTAACAATAAACCATTGTTCCTTGGCAGAATGCCGATTTTTGTGTCTTTGTAGTTTATCGCCATCCTGTATGGAACCACTAAGACACAAAAATACTAAGAAAGCTTCTTTAGTAGAGCATAGGATTGGTTGTAGGTTGATAGTCCATACAGTTTATCGCTTCTTCTGTATTGGCAATAGAGGGACGGACGGTGCATTTAAGGCGGTAATCATTGGTAAAATACTGGCAATTTGAACAAGGAATTTGATGCATTTGTTGCGCTGTCATGACGCTATCTCTCGCTGCCGTCCACATACTCCAAGCGACGAGAATAGTTAACGCCCAAGCGCAGAAAAAGCAAATAGGAATGATCAACGGTTGAATGAGATGTATTAGATAATACAGTAGTTGCAACACGGTAAGTCCTGACAAAAATTACGAGTCATTATTTTTAAGTTAGGAGTAGCAAATTATGAATTCTGAAAATTTTTGAGAATTTATAATTCATAATTTATTGCTACTCACTACTTACTCTTAACTGTTACTTTTTTCCTTACTCCTAACGTCTCACTTGAGAGGTATAAGTTAAACACCAGCATGACCAATCGCTAATCCAGCAACAAGCATTCCTATGACTAGGAATGGTTGGGCGCTGGCTTGGTACTTGACATCGTTGTTTAATGGATCACGCAGGAAGTACATATCTTGGAAGGTGATTTGCGGGATGACGAGCAGTAGTAGAATAGCGGCGTATAAATTCTCATGGATGTAGATGAGATAACCAGCAATTGCTGCTTGAAAGACATCAATCATCACCACGCAAATCCAGGCTGCGGTGGTGACACCAAACATCACGGGTAGTGACTTTAATCCGAACTTGCGATCGCCTTCCACACTCTTGAAGTCATTGACAATGGCAATACCCAAACCAGCCAAACTATAAACTACAGTGAAAACCACAATTTTCCAATTGAGTTCACCAAACAAAGCATGACCAGTACACCAAGGTAAGGCAATGTAGCTAGCACCAAGGGCATAGCTGCTGAACCAACCGTTCTGCTTAAGTTTCAGTGGTGGTGCTGAGTAGATGTATGCTATGAAGGAACCCAGCAGGGCGGTCACTGTGATGGTGGGGAAGTCATGACCTGCCCAAACATCTAAAACAAATGCTAAGGCAAGACCTGAAAGCAGTAATATCAGAATTTGCGTAATGACCTGGGGTAAAGGAATTGCACCTGACGGAATTGGGCGATAAGGTTCGTTGATGGCGTCAATTTCGCGATCGTAGTATTCATTCAGGGTTTGCGTATAACCCGCCAGCAACGGTCCCGACAGTAACATACACGTTGCAGCCTTCAACACATTTTCCAGCGTCCAGGTGTACTCGCCGGAAGAAGCCGCACCACACACGACCCCCCATATGAGGGGAATCCAGGTAATGGGCTTCATCAGTTGCAGGCGGATTTTCCAAATTGCGGTTTCCCCAGGCGCTGCACCTTTCATACCTAGGAGTTGCCTGGTTTTAGCACCACGATCAATAGCAGCTTTGACTTCCTCTGTTGGTGTTACCGAGTTGAGTGCTTGAGGTGAATTTGGATCTGGAGGAATGGGAGTTGATTCAGACATAAGGCATACACGTTAATTGGTCGTTGGGAATAAAGGAATAGGGAATTGTTAGTTGGTAGTGGGTAGTTGTTAGTTGTTAGTTGTTAGTTGTTAGTTGTTCCACTATCTACTAACCACTTACTATTAACCTTTCC
The sequence above is a segment of the Mastigocladopsis repens PCC 10914 genome. Coding sequences within it:
- a CDS encoding ChaN family lipoprotein; translation: MNPSPETRQNYLFFPRLFALSLGFFLLCSSPIYAQQQVETSCSEKFVASKCVDHLAQILPQLKQANVVYLGETHDNPEDHRNQLEIIQQLYNRNPKIAIAMEMFQRPYQGVVNEYLAGKLTEEELIEKSEYEKRWGFSWENYAPILKFAKEKKLSVIALNTPSEITRKVAREGLKSLTPSEQKLIPPLSEIHIDNQEYRQKLQAAFQQHQAARHGNSADVENFFQAQVLWDETMAEGIAKFIKANPNYQVIVLAGQGHIIYGYGIPSRVDRRLKGEKLIQRSVLLSPPKDAPTDTDKAIADFILK
- the chlG gene encoding chlorophyll synthase ChlG — translated: MSESTPIPPDPNSPQALNSVTPTEEVKAAIDRGAKTRQLLGMKGAAPGETAIWKIRLQLMKPITWIPLIWGVVCGAASSGEYTWTLENVLKAATCMLLSGPLLAGYTQTLNEYYDREIDAINEPYRPIPSGAIPLPQVITQILILLLSGLALAFVLDVWAGHDFPTITVTALLGSFIAYIYSAPPLKLKQNGWFSSYALGASYIALPWCTGHALFGELNWKIVVFTVVYSLAGLGIAIVNDFKSVEGDRKFGLKSLPVMFGVTTAAWICVVMIDVFQAAIAGYLIYIHENLYAAILLLLVIPQITFQDMYFLRDPLNNDVKYQASAQPFLVIGMLVAGLAIGHAGV
- a CDS encoding cupin domain-containing protein, with the protein product MNKNDLIEKLSLVEHIEGGYFSETYRSDLKIATDREGTERSLLTSIYYMLTDNRPIGYFHKNKSNIIHYFHAGSPLTYLILHPNGELNKLKLGFDVTKGHLFQLKVPGGCWKATVLEEGEFGLLGEAVAPGFDYRDMELAKADYFQSNFPDLWDELAPYIKK